Part of the Spiroplasma turonicum genome, GAAGAAATTATGTTCGGTAAAGATAAGATTACAACTGGAGCACATGATGATCTAGATAAAGCTACTAATATTGCAAGAAGAATGGTTACTCAATTCGGAATGTCTTCACTTGGTCTTACAAAATACCTTACTATGCAAGAAGAATCATATGGTCAAACCAAAGGGGTATATTCTGATGAAGTAGCATATAAAATTGATATAGAAATTAATACTATATTAGATAATTGCTATAAAATTGCACACGATATAATCAGTAAGAATTTAGAAACTTTAGAACTAATTGCAGAATCATTACGTGTATTAGAAACAATAACTGCAGAACAAATTGAATATATTAATAAGTACAATAAACTTCCAAACGAAGTAATTCTTGAAAAAGAACGTATGGAAAAAGAAGAAAAGAAAAAAAATGCTGGTGAAATTTTAGAGTTCGAACCAGATGAGGATGAAAAAAAATAGCATTAATCTGCTATTTTTTTTAAAGAAAGGAATTTAAATAATGGATTTACAAATAAGAGCTATAAGCAACAATAGAAGTGTAAAAATATCTATAGTAGATATAACAGAGGGTTTAAAAGAAATATCAAGTTTGCAAAAACTAGATAAGGTTGCAACCGAGGCTATAGGTAAAACAATTATAAACACAAGTTTAATAAGTTTATCAATAAAAGATGGCTCAAAAGTAGTTACAAATATTAATGGAATGGGTTATTTAGGCTCAATAATAGCCGAGTTTGACAATAATAAATTTAGAGGTTATGTTCAGAACAAAACAGTTGACTTGACAAAAATTCAAGAAAGTAAAGACAGTCTACTTTCTCAATCAGTTGGTAAAAATGGCTTTTTACAAGTTTCAAGATATGAAAAAAATTTAGTTGAACCTTACACATCACGAGTGGAAATAGTTTCAGGAGAAATAAATCTAGACTTTATGTATTATTTACAAAAAAGTGATCAAATTAATTCTTTGATAACTTCAAGCGTTATTTTTGAGGACAATAACCTTAAAAAAGCCTGCGGGATTATGATTCAAATGTTACCAAATTTTAAAAATGAAGATATTGATTTCATAGAAGAAAAATTAGGAACATTGAGCCATCTTTTAGATACTCTTGAAAAGTCAACAAATTACGATGCTTTAATTAAAGATATCGCAGAAGACGCAAAAATTTTGGAAAGTAAAGAAATTAAGTTTCAATGTAGTTGTTCACTAGAGAAAGTTCTCTCTTCTATAAAACTATTAGATAAGGAAGAACTTGAGAAAGCAATTAGGGATGGTGAAGTAATTGAAGTAGTGTGTGATTTTTGCACTAAACAATATAACATATCACCTAAGGAAGTTGAAAAATTAATTGAATAGTGTGTTAAAATTTAGTTAGTGTACTTTTATAATAAGGGAGATTAATATGAACGAAAATGTTAGAGAATTTACGATAGTTGAAAAACCTGTTTTTAATGAAAACGATGAATTTAAAGAACTTAAGCAAAAAGTAAAATTTCAAAAACAAACAACATCTAAATATTCTAAAAGAATATTAACAGGAAATATTATTTCTACAACTGGTAATAAACCAGATACTAATAAGTATGTTATTGAACTTTATAATGTTAAAAAATGATACCAAACAGGTGATGTATTAACACCAGTTTTAAGAGGTGTAGATCTTAAAATTGAAAAAGGAAAGTTCATTGTAATATTAGGACCCTCTGGTTCAGGTAAAACAACACTATTAAACACAATCTCAGGGCTTGACAAAACTTCTGAGGGTGATGTTTTTGTATTAGGAAGTAATTTATCACTTCTTAAGGATTCACATTTAACAAAATTTAGACGTGAGAATGTAGGATTTATTTTTCAACAATATAATTTACTTTCTAATTTAACTGCTAAGGAAAATGCTGAGGTTGGAGAAAATCTAAGTAAAAGAAAAGATAATAAAATGTCTTTGGTTGACATATTTAAGACTATTGGAATGGAAGATCAAATGAATAAATACCCCCATCAGATGTCTGGTGGTCAACAACAAAGGGTTTCTATTGCAAGAGCACTTGCAAAAAATCCTGAAATTCTATTTGGTGATGAACCAACAGGAGCTCTTGATGAAGAAATGGGTAGAAGAGTTTTGGAAATACTTGTTGATATAAAAAATAAGTATAGAACTACTGTAATAATTGTTACACATAATCCAAATATTAGTGAAATAGGAGATACAGTAATACATGTTAAAAATGGTTTAATAGATAATATTAAACAAAACATGAATCCAAAAAAACCAACAGATATTGATTGATCATAAAATAGTACTTTTAAGTACTTTTTTATTTGCTTAATAAATAAGTATATAATAAAAATAAGAGACGGAGGTAATTATGCCAATATTTACATTTAGAGGAGAAAACCTTGATAAAGTAAAAGAATATCATAATAAAATAGGAGAATTAGCATTATTAGTTAATGCAAAAGTAGAAAATTTTGTATTTATGTTTGAACCTATAAACCTTATTACTAATGAGAGAGACTTTAATGTTCTTTATGTTACAGTTGAATGATTAGGTAGACCGCTTAAACAAGAGGTTGTTGCAAACCATTTACAAGAGTTTTTTGGCAAGCACTATTCAAGAATATATTTAAAATTTACTGAAATAAATAACTTTATGTATTTGAATGGTTCTTTAATAGGTTAATGAAAATTAAAAATATTGAGATAAATGGAAAACTCTTTCTTGGCCCTATGGCAGGAACTACTAATAGTGCATTTAGAACCATATGTCGTGAAAAAGGAGCTTCTTTAGTTTATGCAGAAATGGTGAGCATGGAAGGGCTTATTCATAATAATAAAAAAACAAAAGATATGATATATGTTTCTAAGATTGAAAAACCTACTTCATTACAAATATTTGGTTATGATGTAAATTCATTCGTTGAAGGAACTAAAATTGTAGATTTATATTCGGATTGCGATATTATAGACATTAATATGGGTTGTCCAGCTCCCAAAGTTGCATTAAGAAGCCAAGCTGGAGCAAACCTTCTTAATTATCCCGAAAGAGTCGGAGAAGTTATAAAAGCAGTTGTTCAAAATACAAATAAACCTGTTACAGTTAAGATGAGAATAGGTTGAGATGAAGAAAATAAAAATGTAGTTGAACTTGCTAAAATTGCAGAATTAAATGGTGCTAGTGCAATTGCTGTTCATGGAAGGACAAGAAACCAATTCTATAAAGGTAATGCCGACTGAAGTTGAATAAAGAAAGTTAAAGAAAATGTAAATATTCCAATAATTGGTAATGGTGATGTTGTAGATGGACCTTCAGCAAAAAAAATGTTTAAAGAAACTAATTGCGATGCGATAATGATTTCAAGGGCAGCACAAGGCAACCCATGAATATTTAAAGAAATAGATTATTACTTAAAAACAAATAATTTTTTGGATAAACCAGATTTAAATGAATGGAAAGAAACAATTATAAGGCATGCAAAATTATTAATAGAAGAAATTAATGAAGAAAAAGCAATGCGTGAGATGAGAAAACAATTAGTTTGATACATTAAATCTTATATTAAAAGCCCTAATTATAAATCAATGCAAGAAAAGGCAGTTTATATAAATACTTATGAAGATTTAGTTAATGTATTAAATTTATATTAATTTGAGAGGTTAAAAAAATGAAAAACAATTTTGATAGAAATTTTAGTGAACAGGAGTTAGTAAGAAGAAAAAAATTAGAGAGTTTAATCAATTCTGGCAAAGACCCTTATGTTGAAAATAATTATGATAGAACCCACATGATATTAAACATAATTGAGGAATTTGATAATTTTTCTAAAGAAGATCTTGTAAAAATAAGTGCTGGTAATATAATAAGCACTGCAGGTAGAATTAGATTATTTAGAGAAGCCGGTAAAAAAGCTATATTTGCTAACATTCAAGATCAGGACGCTTTAATACAACTTTATGTAAGAGAAGATGAAATAGGTGAAGAAAATTTTATTCACTTTAAGGATTTAGACCTAGGTGATATCATTGGTGTAAAAGGAATAATGATGAAAACAGACCATGGAGAACTAACTATAAGAGTAAAGGAATATACACTTTTAACTAAAGCTTTAAAACCTTTACCAGATAAATATGCAGGTATAACTGATATAGAAGAAAAATATAGAAGAAGATATGTTGATTTAATAGTTAACCCAGAAACTAAAGAAGTTTTTAAAAAAAGAAGCAAAGTTATTAGAACTATTCAATCTGTTTTGGATGAAAAAGGTTATATGGAAGTTGAAACACCAATTCTTCATCTTATAAAAGCTGGAGGAGATGCAAAACCATTTGTTACTCATTATAATGCTTTAGATACTAACTTTTATTTAAGAATAGCAACAGAACTGCATTTAAAAAGATGTATAGTTGGTGGATTTGAGGGTGTCTATGAAATCGGAAGATTGTTTAGAAATGAGGGTATGAGTACTCGTCACAATCCTGAGTTTACTTCAATTGAAATATATGTTGCATATAAAGAATTAAATTTTTTAATGAATATTTGTGAAGAGATTTTTAGAACTTGTGCATTAAAAGTAAATGGTACTACAAAAGTTAACTACGCAGGTATTGATTTTGACTTTTCTAAGCCTTTCAAAAGATGACACATGGTAGATGCTATTAAAGAAGTTTGTGGCGTTGATTTTTGAAAAAAAATGACATATGATGAAGCAAAAAAATTGGCTGATACTCATAAATTAAAATACGAAAAGTATCATTTCTCTGTAGGTCATATAATAAACCTATTCTTCGAACACTATGTAGAAGACAAAATAATTGAACCGACTTTTATAATTGGCCACCCTAAGGAAATTTCACCTTTGTCTAAACTTAATAAAGATGACAATAGGTTTACAGATAGATTTGAATTATTTATAAATAAAAGAGAATATGCTAATGCTTTTGCTGAACTAAATAATCCTATTGATCAATATGAAAGATTCTTAGATCAAATAAAACAAGCAGAGGCTGGTGATGAAGAGGCATCAGAATTAGATATTGATTTTATTGAAGCACTGGAGTATGGAATGCCTCCAACTGCCGGAATTGGAATTGGAATTGATAGGCTTGTTATGTTGCTAACTAATTCTGACTCTATAAAAGATGTTTTATTATTCCCACAATTAAGACCTAGAGGTAATTAATGAAATATGGAATTGTTCTTGGGTATGTCTCAAAATTAAATTTTAAAGAAACATTAAAAGCTATTGAGTTAATAAAAGATAGCTTGTTTTTTGATGTTCGTTCAAAATTTAAGCTAATTGCAGTTGATAGCACAATAGTAACAGATAAAAAAGAATGATTAAATGATGATTTCCAACAAACTAAAAGACCAATAGATTTTGATATAACTGAATTCAAAGACTTTGGTGAAATAATGTTATCAAATAATAAATGAAGAAGAAAAATTATTTCAAAAATTGAACACTTGGAATTAAAAAAAGGAATTATATCAAAATTTACAACAATTGATAGAGATACAAAAGCAAGCAATACTAGTTCTGTTATTTATGAAGAGTTAGGGATAGAAATTGTTTCTAAAGAAATTGATATGAAGTTTTTAGATAAAACATTAATAGATATTTATACTCTAATTTACAATGTTGATAAAAAAGTGAGTAGTGAATTTAAGATATTAAAAACCTCACATTTCTCTAAAACTTTAACATTTGTTACTTATACTAAATTACGTGAACTATATCCATTATTAACTTTTAAAGAAAGAATTAATAAATTTGCTAAGGAAAATGGTAGCTTTGTTTTGAAAGATTATGTTGAAAAAATTATCAACCACAAAAGTATGAATAACTTTTCAGAAGACGTTTTTAATTTTAAAACATACTCAAAATTGTATGTTTATAATCATGAGTGTGAAAAAGCAATGTCATTAGGGTATGCTTCATACCAAGTTGATAGAGAAGTTTTAAGAACACAAAACCTTTTACTAAAAGAAAATTATAAAAATAATACAAATTATAACTTTTTAATAAAAGCAAACAAATTACCAATTACATTAAGTGCTGGAATATTTGTAAATAGAGTTACGATGACAATTACAGAGAAACAACATATTGCTGAAGTACACTCTTCAATATGATCAAACGAATTTATTGAATATTGTAACTCTAATAAAATAAAAATACTATAATAAGGAGTTTTATGTTTACTGTAATAATAGTTGCAAATGGTGGTTCAGAAAGATTTGGAGATGAGAACAAATTACTAACAAAAATTGATGGTGATTTTCTTATTAACAAAACAATAAATGCTTTTAAAAAAATTAATGAGTTTGATCAAATCATTTTAGTTTCTAATGATGAAGTTTTTAATGTTATTGATAAAAATCTAATTACTTATGTAAAAGGTGGAAAAACAAGGTCCTTATCAGTAATGGAAGGTCTTAAATTAGTTAAAAATAATTATGTTATGATTCATGATGGGGCAAGACCATTCATATCTAAAAAACTTGTGGAAAAAATAATGTACTATCAACTTAAATTTGATGCAGTGGTTCCTACTTTACCAATAACTAGCTGTTTAAAAAAAATGGTAAATAAGAAAATTACTACAATGAATAGAGAAATTTATTTTACAACTCAAACTCCTCAGTCTTTTAAAACAGAACTAATCAAAAATGCTTATAATTGCTTAGATGAAAATTGATTAGATGATATCCAAGCTGTTGAAAAAATTAAAGGTATAAAAATAAAAACTATTAACGGAGATGAAAAGAATAAAAAAATAACCTTCAAAGAAGATATTTTTAATTATTTGGTATAATCACATTATAAGGAGTTTTTTATGAGACCAGATGGAATTTCTAAAGCCGGGGCTATAGTTTCAATTGTATTTGCTGGATTAATTATATTTGTTTCAATATTATGTGCTTTGGCTTTTGGCATAACTGCAATCGCAGCATCTAGTGCACAAGAAAACAAAAACGGTTATTCAGGTGCAACTGCAGCTGTAGCTTCAACAGTTATTATTGTGTTTTTTATTATTTATGCCTCTATTCAAATACCTACAATAGTTCTTTGTAGTTTAATGTTAAAAGGTAAATTGAAATCAAATATCGCTCCAGGAGTTGTAGCATTAATTCTCTCAGGACTAATTGGGGGAATATTAATATTATGTGGAAAAATGGAATAATTATTCTATTTTTTTTATTAAATAATATATAATAAAAAAGCGAGTTAATTTAAAATTAACTCCTTGCCTTTTTTTAGGCCAATAGACCAAAAGGAGAAACATGATTAGAAAGTATGAAATTATGTACATTGTTGACAAAGATGTTGATGATGTAAAACAAGTTGAAAAAAAATTAAATGATATTTTAACTGCTAATTCAGGTAAAATCTTAGAATCTGAAAATTGAGGTTTAAAGGATTTTGCATATGAAATAAATAAAAAGAAAAAAGGACATTATATTGTTTTAATTGTTGAAACAGATTCAACAAATATAGCAGAGTTTGAACGTATATCAAGAATTGATAAAAATGTAGTTAGATATTTAGTGATAAATACTGAAAATGAAAAAAATTATATTCAATCAACTAAGTATGCTAAAACAGATATGTCTAAATATAAGGAAGAAAGAAAACCAAATAGACCATATGAAAGAAGATTTAAAAAAGACGATAATTTTGTAGAAAAAAAAGAAGCAAAAGAAGAAGCAAAAGAATCTAATGTAGAAAAAGTAGAACCAAAAGCTTAGAAGGTGTAAATAATGAATTCTGTAAATTTAATTGGAAGAATAACAAAAGACCCAGAATTAAGAACTTCAAAAGACAATAGAGCTTTTGTTGCTTTTACACTTGCTGTAAACGAATTTTATGGTGGAAAGCAATTTACTCAGTTTGTTCCTTGTTTTGCATGAGAAAAAACTGCGGAGAACATGGCAAAGTTCATCAAAAAAGGTGGACAGTTATCTGTTGAAGGTTCATTAAATGTTAGGCAAGAAAATGTTAATGGACAATATCAACAAAATGTCTTTGTAAGAGCTAATAGAGTTCAGTTTTTATCAAGTAATAACCAAGAAGTAGCACAAAACCAAGAAAGATATTCAAACTTTACAAGTCAAGGCAATGTTTCCTTACAACAATCAAATGAACCATTGAACTTTGATATTGCAGAAGATGATAAAAACCAAGTAGATGATGACTCAATTTTATGAGATGATTAAAGGAGAATAAATAATGGTAAAAAAATTTGTAAGAAGAAAAAAAGTTAACTTTTTTGCAAAAAACAAAATTGATTATATTGATTATAAAGATGTTGATTTATTAAAAAAATTCATATCTATTAACGGACAAATCCTACCAAGAAGGGTTACAGGTACTTCACCTAAACACCAAAGAATGCTTGCAGTTGCAATCAAAAGATCTAGAACAATGGGTTTACTACCATTTATAGTTCAATAATTTAAATACACCCAATATAGGGTGTTTTTTATTTGTTATAATAATTTTGGTGATTAAATGAAAGTTATATTATTAGAAAATTTAAAAAACTATGGGAAAAAAAATGATGTTGTTGAGGTGTCTGATGGTTATGCTAAAAACTATTTAATACCTAAAAAACTTGCAAAAGTTGCATCAAAAAATGAATTAGGTCATTTAAATGTAATTAAAAACAAAGAACAAGAATATCAAAAATTAGAAAACGAAAAAATTACTAAAATTATTGAATATATAAAAGATATAACATTGAAATTTACTTTAAAACTAAATGATAATAAAGCATTTGGGACTGTTTCTTTAAACCAAATAGTTGATGTTTTAAGTAAAAGTTATAATTTAGACATAGATAAAAAAAAGTTCGAGAAACATGAAGTTTTAAATAAAGTTGGATTATATTATTTAAAAATAAAATTGGCAAAGGATAGAATTGCAACATTAAAGGTTGAAATAGAAGGTAAAAATTAGATGATTGAAAGTAACAAAAAAGGTAGTAACATTGCTTTGATTGATGCAGAAAAGACTGTTTTAGCTATAGCGATGCACTCTCCAAAAGCTTGTTTTGAAATTATGAGTCAATTACAAAAAGAAGATTTCTTTATTCATGAACATAGTTTAGTATTTAATGCTATTAATGATTTATCAACTGATAGTAAAAATATAACTCTTACAAATCTAATTGACAAACTGGAATCATCAAACAAATTAAAAGAAGTCGGGGGAATTGAATATTTGTCAAACATACTTAGCTTTTTTGTTACTGATGAAGGTTTTGAAGATTATGTTGAACTTGTATTTAAAAACTCAATAGGTAGACGTTTAGATAGAGAACTTGAAAATATTAAAAAGTTAAGAGAGACAAACACCCCAATTGAAGAAGTGTTTTTATTAACTCAGCAAAGAATATTAGACATAAAAACTGATATACATAAAGATGAAGCTACAGAAATAAAAGAAACTATAATTCAAGTAATTAAAAAAATTGAACAATTAGAGAAAAACGGTGATTTAATTAATGGTGTTCCATCTGGTTTCTCGGAGCTAGATCAAATGACTAACGGTTGACAAAATGGAGATTTTATAATTTTAGCAGCTAGACCTTCAATGGGGAAAACTGCATTTGCATTAAATTTAGCATTGAATGCA contains:
- a CDS encoding 2-C-methyl-D-erythritol 4-phosphate cytidylyltransferase, which gives rise to MFTVIIVANGGSERFGDENKLLTKIDGDFLINKTINAFKKINEFDQIILVSNDEVFNVIDKNLITYVKGGKTRSLSVMEGLKLVKNNYVMIHDGARPFISKKLVEKIMYYQLKFDAVVPTLPITSCLKKMVNKKITTMNREIYFTTQTPQSFKTELIKNAYNCLDENWLDDIQAVEKIKGIKIKTINGDEKNKKITFKEDIFNYLV
- the dnaB gene encoding replicative DNA helicase, with amino-acid sequence MIESNKKGSNIALIDAEKTVLAIAMHSPKACFEIMSQLQKEDFFIHEHSLVFNAINDLSTDSKNITLTNLIDKLESSNKLKEVGGIEYLSNILSFFVTDEGFEDYVELVFKNSIGRRLDRELENIKKLRETNTPIEEVFLLTQQRILDIKTDIHKDEATEIKETIIQVIKKIEQLEKNGDLINGVPSGFSELDQMTNGWQNGDFIILAARPSMGKTAFALNLALNAALYNKGVAFFSLEMPKEQLVQRILSAKSKVSSSTLKTAQGITPELWKRIFASGEEIKNMNIIIDDSPGLNVLQLQSKLRKMKRDFNIDICIIDYLQLISSISTRFESRQNEVAAISRQLKKIARELDMPIICLSQLSRRVETREQKVPIMSDLRDSGAIEQDADIIMFLYREAYYDNKDIVYDNSSQTDETDVIISKHRNGPTGTIKINFMRDYGKFQDQIKK
- a CDS encoding ABC transporter ATP-binding protein, encoding MNENVREFTIVEKPVFNENDEFKELKQKVKFQKQTTSKYSKRILTGNIISTTGNKPDTNKYVIELYNVKKWYQTGDVLTPVLRGVDLKIEKGKFIVILGPSGSGKTTLLNTISGLDKTSEGDVFVLGSNLSLLKDSHLTKFRRENVGFIFQQYNLLSNLTAKENAEVGENLSKRKDNKMSLVDIFKTIGMEDQMNKYPHQMSGGQQQRVSIARALAKNPEILFGDEPTGALDEEMGRRVLEILVDIKNKYRTTVIIVTHNPNISEIGDTVIHVKNGLIDNIKQNMNPKKPTDIDWS
- the lysS gene encoding lysine--tRNA ligase, encoding MKNNFDRNFSEQELVRRKKLESLINSGKDPYVENNYDRTHMILNIIEEFDNFSKEDLVKISAGNIISTAGRIRLFREAGKKAIFANIQDQDALIQLYVREDEIGEENFIHFKDLDLGDIIGVKGIMMKTDHGELTIRVKEYTLLTKALKPLPDKYAGITDIEEKYRRRYVDLIVNPETKEVFKKRSKVIRTIQSVLDEKGYMEVETPILHLIKAGGDAKPFVTHYNALDTNFYLRIATELHLKRCIVGGFEGVYEIGRLFRNEGMSTRHNPEFTSIEIYVAYKELNFLMNICEEIFRTCALKVNGTTKVNYAGIDFDFSKPFKRWHMVDAIKEVCGVDFWKKMTYDEAKKLADTHKLKYEKYHFSVGHIINLFFEHYVEDKIIEPTFIIGHPKEISPLSKLNKDDNRFTDRFELFINKREYANAFAELNNPIDQYERFLDQIKQAEAGDEEASELDIDFIEALEYGMPPTAGIGIGIDRLVMLLTNSDSIKDVLLFPQLRPRGN
- a CDS encoding single-stranded DNA-binding protein, with the translated sequence MNSVNLIGRITKDPELRTSKDNRAFVAFTLAVNEFYGGKQFTQFVPCFAWEKTAENMAKFIKKGGQLSVEGSLNVRQENVNGQYQQNVFVRANRVQFLSSNNQEVAQNQERYSNFTSQGNVSLQQSNEPLNFDIAEDDKNQVDDDSILWDD
- a CDS encoding Hsp33 family molecular chaperone HslO, coding for MDLQIRAISNNRSVKISIVDITEGLKEISSLQKLDKVATEAIGKTIINTSLISLSIKDGSKVVTNINGMGYLGSIIAEFDNNKFRGYVQNKTVDLTKIQESKDSLLSQSVGKNGFLQVSRYEKNLVEPYTSRVEIVSGEINLDFMYYLQKSDQINSLITSSVIFEDNNLKKACGIMIQMLPNFKNEDIDFIEEKLGTLSHLLDTLEKSTNYDALIKDIAEDAKILESKEIKFQCSCSLEKVLSSIKLLDKEELEKAIRDGEVIEVVCDFCTKQYNISPKEVEKLIE
- the dusB gene encoding tRNA dihydrouridine synthase DusB; the encoded protein is MKIKNIEINGKLFLGPMAGTTNSAFRTICREKGASLVYAEMVSMEGLIHNNKKTKDMIYVSKIEKPTSLQIFGYDVNSFVEGTKIVDLYSDCDIIDINMGCPAPKVALRSQAGANLLNYPERVGEVIKAVVQNTNKPVTVKMRIGWDEENKNVVELAKIAELNGASAIAVHGRTRNQFYKGNADWSWIKKVKENVNIPIIGNGDVVDGPSAKKMFKETNCDAIMISRAAQGNPWIFKEIDYYLKTNNFLDKPDLNEWKETIIRHAKLLIEEINEEKAMREMRKQLVWYIKSYIKSPNYKSMQEKAVYINTYEDLVNVLNLY
- the rpsR gene encoding 30S ribosomal protein S18, which codes for MMVKKFVRRKKVNFFAKNKIDYIDYKDVDLLKKFISINGQILPRRVTGTSPKHQRMLAVAIKRSRTMGLLPFIVQ
- the rplI gene encoding 50S ribosomal protein L9; translated protein: MKVILLENLKNYGKKNDVVEVSDGYAKNYLIPKKLAKVASKNELGHLNVIKNKEQEYQKLENEKITKIIEYIKDITLKFTLKLNDNKAFGTVSLNQIVDVLSKSYNLDIDKKKFEKHEVLNKVGLYYLKIKLAKDRIATLKVEIEGKN
- the rpsF gene encoding 30S ribosomal protein S6, yielding MIRKYEIMYIVDKDVDDVKQVEKKLNDILTANSGKILESENWGLKDFAYEINKKKKGHYIVLIVETDSTNIAEFERISRIDKNVVRYLVINTENEKNYIQSTKYAKTDMSKYKEERKPNRPYERRFKKDDNFVEKKEAKEEAKESNVEKVEPKA
- a CDS encoding DUF1904 family protein translates to MPIFTFRGENLDKVKEYHNKIGELALLVNAKVENFVFMFEPINLITNERDFNVLYVTVEWLGRPLKQEVVANHLQEFFGKHYSRIYLKFTEINNFMYLNGSLIG